A stretch of Vigna angularis cultivar LongXiaoDou No.4 chromosome 4, ASM1680809v1, whole genome shotgun sequence DNA encodes these proteins:
- the LOC108331112 gene encoding uncharacterized protein LOC108331112, translated as MNNITNNAYREEKSFCYFHPRQVLLGVCPLCLNERLLLLAAKQGHHHRHRHRHRHHHHRSSSSKSSHRLQTSTDTKPPSSIHKIFAFGSLFTRHESHHWKSHNHDYDNDYDDVSPSPEESFISIKFEENGVASWEKSRVSKKVSLEKCNRKVSWKNENREKSVIEHGKSREAFRWRKRIGHMFQLIRWKKSGGVCHVEGVKVRKGGWMRTLTKRKTTIE; from the exons ATGAACAATATTACAAATAATGCCTACAGAGAAGAAAAATCGTTCTGCTATTTCCATCCCAGACAAGTTCTTCTTGGGGTCTGCCCCCTCTGCTTGAATGAGAGGCTCCTCCTCCTCGCTGCAAAACAAGGCCACCACCACCGCCACCGCCACCGCCAccgccaccaccaccaccgTTCTTCTTCCTCCAAATCTTCCCACAGGCTTCAAACTTCCACAGACACAAAACCACCCTCTTCTATTCACAAGATCTTTGCTTTCGGCTCTCTCTTCACTCGCCACGAATCCCACCACTGGAAATCTCACAACCATGACTACGACAATGACTATGATGATGTCTCTCCCAGTCCAGAAG AGTCGTTCATCTCAATCAAGTTTGAAGAGAACGGGGTGGCATCGTGGGAAAAGAGCAGAGTGTCGAAGAAGGTGTCCCTAGAGAAGTGCAACAGGAAGGTGTCGTGGAAGAACGAAAACAGGGAGAAGAGCGTGATAGAGCACGGGAAGTCACGTGAGGCGTTTAGGTGGCGAAAGCGTATAGGGCACATGTTCCAGCTCATACGGTGGAAGAAGAGTGGCGGTGTGTGCCACGTGGAGGGAGTGAAGGTGAGAAAGGGTGGTTGGATGAGGACTCTGACAAAGAGGAAAACGACCATCGAATAA